From Streptomyces zhihengii, the proteins below share one genomic window:
- the serA gene encoding phosphoglycerate dehydrogenase — protein MSSKPVVLIAEELSPATVDALGPDFEIRHCNGADRAELIPAIADVDAILVRSATKVDAEAIAAAKKLRVVARAGVGLDNVDVSAATKAGVMVVNAPTSNIVTAAELACGLLVATARNIPQANTALKNGEWKRSKYTGVELSEKTLGVVGLGRIGVLVAQRMSAFGMKIVAYDPYVQPARAAQMGVKLLSLDELLEVSDFITVHLPKTPETLGLIGDEALHKVKPAVRIVNAARGGIVDEAALYTALKEGRVAGAGLDVYAKEPCTDSPLFELDQVVCTPHLGASTDEAQEKAGIAVARSVRLALAGELVPDAVNVQGGVIAEDVRPGLPLAEKLGRIFTALAGEVAVRLDVEVYGEITQHDVKVLELSALKGVFEDVVDETVSYVNAPLFAQERGVEVRLTTSSESPDHRNVVTVRGTLSGGEEVAVSGTLAGPKHLQKIVAIGDHDIDLALADHMLVLRYDDRPGVVGTVGRILGEAGLNIAGMQVSRAEEGGEALVVLTVDDTVPPAVVAEIAEEIGAASARSVNLAD, from the coding sequence GTGAGCTCGAAACCTGTCGTACTCATCGCTGAAGAGCTTTCGCCCGCCACCGTCGACGCACTCGGCCCGGACTTCGAGATCCGCCACTGCAACGGCGCCGATCGCGCGGAGCTCATCCCCGCCATCGCCGATGTGGACGCCATCCTCGTCCGCTCCGCGACCAAGGTCGACGCGGAGGCCATCGCCGCCGCCAAGAAGCTGCGTGTCGTCGCCCGCGCCGGTGTGGGCCTGGACAACGTGGACGTCTCCGCCGCCACCAAGGCCGGCGTCATGGTGGTCAACGCCCCGACGTCCAACATCGTCACCGCCGCCGAACTCGCGTGCGGTCTGCTCGTCGCCACCGCGCGCAACATCCCGCAGGCCAACACCGCCCTGAAGAACGGCGAGTGGAAGCGCTCGAAGTACACCGGTGTCGAGCTGAGCGAGAAGACCCTCGGCGTCGTCGGCCTCGGCCGCATCGGCGTGCTGGTCGCCCAGCGGATGTCCGCCTTCGGCATGAAGATCGTCGCCTACGACCCCTACGTCCAGCCGGCCCGCGCCGCGCAGATGGGCGTCAAGCTGCTCTCGCTCGACGAGCTGCTGGAGGTCTCCGACTTCATCACCGTCCACCTGCCGAAGACGCCCGAGACCCTCGGCCTCATCGGCGACGAGGCGCTGCACAAGGTGAAGCCGGCCGTCCGCATCGTGAACGCCGCGCGCGGCGGCATCGTCGACGAGGCCGCGCTGTACACGGCGCTCAAGGAGGGCCGCGTCGCCGGCGCCGGCCTCGACGTGTACGCGAAGGAGCCCTGCACGGACTCCCCGCTGTTCGAGCTCGACCAGGTCGTCTGCACCCCGCACCTCGGCGCGTCCACCGACGAGGCGCAGGAGAAGGCCGGTATCGCCGTCGCCCGTTCGGTGCGCCTGGCGCTCGCCGGCGAGCTGGTCCCGGACGCGGTCAACGTCCAGGGCGGTGTGATCGCCGAGGACGTGCGCCCCGGCCTGCCGCTCGCCGAGAAGCTCGGCCGCATCTTCACCGCCCTCGCCGGCGAGGTCGCCGTCCGCCTCGACGTCGAGGTCTACGGCGAGATCACCCAGCACGACGTCAAGGTGCTCGAACTCTCCGCGCTCAAGGGCGTGTTCGAGGACGTCGTGGACGAGACGGTCTCCTACGTCAACGCCCCGCTGTTCGCGCAGGAGCGCGGTGTCGAGGTGCGGCTGACCACGAGCTCCGAGTCGCCCGACCACCGCAACGTGGTCACGGTGCGCGGCACGCTCTCCGGCGGCGAGGAGGTCGCGGTCTCCGGCACGCTGGCCGGCCCCAAGCACCTCCAGAAGATCGTCGCCATCGGCGACCACGACATCGACCTGGCGCTCGCCGACCACATGCTGGTGCTGCGGTACGACGACCGTCCGGGTGTCGTGGGCACGGTCGGCCGCATCCTCGGCGAGGCCGGTCTGAACATCGCCGGTATGCAGGTCTCCCGCGCGGAGGAGGGCGGCGAGGCGCTCGTCGTGCTCACCGTCGACGACACCGTCCCGCCCGCGGTGGTCGCGGAGATCGCCGAGGAGATCGGCGCGGCCTCGGCCCGCTCGGTGAACCTCGCGGACTGA
- a CDS encoding MFS transporter, translating into MTHSAASPRAGRREWTAFGVLLLPLLLVSMDISVLYFAIPAITRELDPGSTQQLWIFDVYAFALAGLLITMGSIGDRIGRRRLLMLGAVAFGVASVCAAYAQSAEMLIAARALLGIGGATLMPSTMALVRNMFRDDAQRTTAIGIWSGAMAGGIALGSVLGGVLLEHFWWGSVFLINVPAMVLLLILVPLLVPEFKDPSPGRFDLLSVPLSMGAVLPVVYGLKEIAADGYHTVSALCVTAGLAVGHLFVRRQRSRQDAMISRDLFRGRGFGTGVVLNGLAMFAMMGSAYFTTQYLQSVLGMGSLEAALWSLVPSLAVGGAAPAAGAAAGRFGRPAVVTGGFLVGAGGYAILAAAGTDSLVVLLTGAAVIGCGIVTVAATVSDMALAAAPPEKAGSAASVLETGQEFGGALGMAFLGSVGTAVYRREMDDSAPAGLPAEALDTARETLGGAAAVAGRLPEAAGGALLDAAQRAFVQGMGTAAIGGGAVLVGAAVLAAVVLRRTERPADRPAGEPEAAVTAGR; encoded by the coding sequence ATGACGCACTCCGCCGCATCGCCGCGCGCCGGCCGCCGGGAATGGACCGCCTTCGGCGTCCTGCTGCTGCCGCTCCTGCTCGTCTCCATGGACATCTCCGTCCTCTACTTCGCGATCCCCGCCATCACCCGGGAGCTGGACCCCGGCTCCACCCAGCAGCTCTGGATCTTCGACGTCTACGCCTTCGCGCTCGCCGGGCTGCTGATCACCATGGGCTCGATCGGCGACCGGATCGGACGCCGCAGACTGCTGATGCTGGGCGCCGTCGCCTTCGGCGTCGCCTCGGTCTGCGCGGCGTACGCGCAGAGCGCCGAGATGCTGATCGCCGCCCGGGCGCTGCTCGGCATCGGCGGGGCGACGCTCATGCCCTCGACCATGGCGCTGGTGCGCAACATGTTCCGCGACGACGCCCAGCGCACCACCGCGATCGGCATCTGGTCCGGCGCGATGGCCGGCGGCATCGCCCTCGGCTCCGTGCTCGGCGGGGTGCTGCTGGAGCACTTCTGGTGGGGTTCGGTGTTCCTGATCAACGTGCCCGCGATGGTGCTGCTGCTGATCCTCGTCCCGTTGCTGGTCCCGGAGTTCAAGGACCCCTCCCCCGGCCGCTTCGACCTGCTGAGCGTCCCGCTGTCGATGGGCGCGGTGCTCCCCGTCGTCTACGGGCTCAAGGAGATCGCAGCCGACGGCTACCACACCGTCTCCGCGCTGTGCGTCACCGCGGGCCTGGCCGTCGGACACCTCTTCGTGCGCCGTCAGCGGAGCCGGCAGGACGCCATGATCAGCCGGGACCTGTTCCGCGGGCGCGGATTCGGGACCGGGGTGGTCCTCAACGGACTGGCGATGTTCGCGATGATGGGGTCCGCGTACTTCACCACCCAGTACCTCCAGTCGGTCCTCGGGATGGGCTCGCTGGAGGCCGCCCTGTGGAGCCTCGTCCCCTCCCTCGCCGTCGGCGGGGCCGCGCCCGCGGCCGGTGCGGCCGCGGGGCGCTTCGGCCGGCCCGCCGTCGTCACAGGGGGATTCCTGGTGGGCGCCGGCGGCTACGCGATCCTCGCGGCGGCCGGCACCGACTCCCTGGTCGTCCTGCTCACGGGAGCCGCCGTCATCGGCTGCGGCATCGTCACCGTGGCCGCCACCGTCTCCGACATGGCGCTCGCCGCCGCTCCGCCGGAGAAGGCGGGCTCGGCCGCCTCGGTCCTGGAGACGGGGCAGGAGTTCGGCGGCGCGCTGGGCATGGCGTTCCTCGGCAGCGTGGGCACGGCCGTCTACCGCCGGGAGATGGACGACTCGGCGCCGGCGGGCCTGCCCGCCGAGGCGCTGGACACCGCGCGCGAGACGCTGGGCGGAGCGGCCGCGGTCGCCGGGCGGCTGCCGGAGGCGGCCGGGGGCGCGCTGCTGGACGCGGCGCAGCGGGCCTTCGTCCAGGGCATGGGGACCGCCGCGATCGGCGGCGGGGCCGTCCTGGTCGGCGCGGCCGTGCTCGCCGCGGTGGTGCTGCGCCGCACGGAGCGGCCGGCGGACCGCCCGGCCGGGGAGCCGGAGGCGGCCGTGACGGCAGGACGCTGA